One genomic segment of Petrotoga olearia DSM 13574 includes these proteins:
- a CDS encoding NADH-quinone oxidoreductase subunit D — MKELKLYLGPNHPGMHGNFSVHMYVDGDTIVRARPMPGMLHRGFEKLMERRLWMNNLALIPRICVPEPDTNEMVYAMAIEELTGIEVPEKAHWIRMIILELARIANHLMSLGGIGGPVGLYTGPNWGLADRDLILDIFEEITGARIYHMYIVPGGVRKDLSEEAIEKIKSFLDYLENRLPEYEDLIIKNPLFQRRTKDKLLLPAEVVWELGVTGIGMRSAVGEAYDIRKVDPYARYDQVEFYVPTANYSDGYTRVYFKYLETYQSIKIIRQILEKMPKKGKVWNKISSGSALRWRVPKGQVYTHVESARGEYGYYMVSEGEDKPYRVAVRGASYPQGLLGVEKYLPGTRIDDAALWMDTMGVCPPEIDR; from the coding sequence ATGAAAGAACTTAAATTATACTTAGGGCCAAATCATCCAGGCATGCATGGGAATTTTAGTGTTCATATGTACGTTGATGGAGACACCATCGTCAGGGCAAGACCTATGCCCGGAATGTTGCATAGAGGATTTGAAAAGCTTATGGAAAGAAGACTTTGGATGAATAACCTCGCACTCATACCAAGAATTTGTGTTCCAGAACCTGATACAAATGAGATGGTGTACGCCATGGCGATAGAGGAGTTGACAGGAATCGAGGTACCTGAAAAGGCTCATTGGATAAGGATGATAATCTTAGAGCTAGCAAGAATCGCAAACCATCTAATGTCCCTTGGGGGAATAGGAGGACCTGTTGGGCTATACACTGGGCCAAATTGGGGACTCGCAGATAGAGATCTTATATTAGATATTTTTGAAGAAATAACCGGAGCAAGAATATATCATATGTATATAGTGCCTGGTGGTGTAAGAAAAGACTTGAGTGAAGAAGCTATTGAAAAGATAAAGAGTTTTCTCGATTACTTAGAAAATCGACTTCCAGAATACGAAGATTTGATTATTAAGAACCCCCTCTTTCAGAGAAGAACCAAAGATAAGCTGTTGTTACCTGCCGAGGTTGTTTGGGAGTTGGGAGTTACTGGAATAGGTATGAGATCAGCTGTGGGAGAAGCATACGATATTAGAAAAGTAGACCCATACGCAAGGTATGACCAAGTAGAATTTTATGTTCCAACGGCAAATTACTCAGATGGATATACAAGGGTTTATTTCAAATACCTCGAAACCTATCAGAGTATAAAAATAATAAGACAGATACTTGAAAAAATGCCCAAAAAAGGGAAGGTATGGAACAAAATATCTAGTGGAAGCGCCTTACGATGGCGTGTTCCAAAAGGGCAAGTTTACACCCATGTAGAAAGCGCAAGGGGAGAGTACGGATATTATATGGTTTCAGAAGGAGAAGATAAACCCTATAGAGTCGCTGTTAGAGGAGCGTCTTATCCACAAGGCTTGTTGGGGGTAGAAAAGTATTTGCCGGGTACGAGGATAGATGATGCTGCTCTTTGGATGGATACAATGGGGGTATGTCCTCCTGAAATAGATAGATAA